A part of Candidatus Spechtbacterales bacterium genomic DNA contains:
- a CDS encoding zinc ribbon domain-containing protein — MSEQFPKINKPEGSEKNGNFWEKKYDDGNGVEKTIVFCPQCGGQVLAAEKEVEAGEHACSHCGFEGNTV; from the coding sequence ACAATTTCCAAAAATAAACAAACCTGAAGGGTCCGAGAAAAACGGAAACTTTTGGGAAAAGAAGTACGACGACGGAAACGGGGTTGAAAAAACAATAGTTTTTTGCCCTCAATGCGGAGGACAAGTTCTCGCCGCTGAAAAAGAAGTTGAGGCGGGAGAACACGCCTGCTCACACTGCGGATTTGAGGGAAACACAGTTTAG